Part of the Zingiber officinale cultivar Zhangliang chromosome 6A, Zo_v1.1, whole genome shotgun sequence genome, ATGTCTTTGCTCGCAGACGCGGATGCCATTGCCATCTCATATGCTTCGTCGAGCAGTCCTGCTCTCCCCAGCAAGTTCACCATGCAGCCGTAGTGCTCGAGCCCAGGCTTCAACTGGAACTCGTGCTCCATGTCGGAGAAGCAGCCTTTGCCATCCTCCACGCGCCCCAGGTTCGCGCAAGCAGACAGCAACGACACGAAGGTGACATGGTCGGGGCTCACACCGGAGTCCACCATCTGCTGAAACAGAGTCAGCGCCCGATGGTCTCGACTGTGCGCCCGTATTATCGCGTTCCATGACACCAAATCCTTCTTCGGCATCGCCGCAAAGATCCACCTTGCAAGCTCCAGCCGACTTTGCTCGGAGTACATCGTGATCAAAGAATTCGCGGTCGATAATTCCCACTCGAGCCCCCGGCGAAGAACCCAGCCATGAATCTCCAGCCCGAGCTTCTTCCGACTGGAAAATGAGGATGACATAGCCGAGATTGTAATGGAGTCGAGTTGCGAACCAGCGCGAACCATTCCTCTGCAGATGTCGAGCGCTTCGTGTGGCAGCCCATGGCGGATGTAACCCACAAGCATCGAGTTCCAGGAAACAGAGTCTCGGCTTGTCATATTGTCGAACACCTTGCGAGCTTTCTGGATGTCGCCGCACTTGGAGTACATGTCGACGAGCGCGTTCAGCACGAAGGCGTCGTGGCCGAACCCGGAGcgaaccaagtggcgatggacggCCTCACCGTGGCGGATCGACCCGATGCCGGCGCACGCCTTGAGGACCCGGGGAAAGGTGTACTCGTCGGGTTCGACGCCCTCTTCCTCCATCTGGTGGTACAGAGCCATGGCGTCCTCGTGGATGCCCAGCTCGACGTAGCCCGAGAGGAGAGAGTTCCATGGGAAAGCGTGGGATTTGTTTCTTTGCGGCATTTGGTCGAAGACGCGGTGGGCCTTCTCGATCTGGCCGCAGGCAGCGTAAAAGCGGACGAGCTTGGAGGAGAGGGAGGCGCTGCGGCGAAGGACCGCGGCGGGGATAAGGCGGTGGAGGCGGGCGCCCTGGCTAAGGGAGCGCATTTGGGTGCATGTCTcgaggagggaggaggagagggagggatCGAAGGGGACGCCGCGGTCGAGGGCGACCTCCAGGTCGGTCAGTAGGCGGTCGAGGGCTTCGGTGCGGGTGATGGGGGGAGGTGGGGGAAGGGGAAAAAGCTGCGGCGCCGGCGAAGTTGATGTCGATCTGGATTGGTAGAGGCGCTGGGGCAGGATTTGGTTGTTTTTTCTTCCCCATCTACTTTTCTCCCTCTTGCGGCCGCCGCTGTTGATGGATGCTAAGCGAGAAGCGATgattaaagaagaagaagaacaagagacAAGAGTGGTCATGTCGATTGCTTGAACACTGACATTTGATACAATCCATTAAATAATTTCACcaatacattttttttaaaaaaaaattattttggtaTTATTTAGATCGAATTTGAGACAATTTCGACATCACATGATGTTCATGGTGAATGTTTTTCAGCCATTCCTGGAATGTTTGAGACATTCATTTTGTTCAAGTTGGATTTTGTTGCCGGTACTCCGAGTgccgcctccgccgccgccgccgccgcggcCCCGCAGTAGATGCGACCACCACCGCTGCGCCCGCCAACGAACCGACGGCATCTGAAACCCCGGCCATGCCCTGTTTCATGATCTTCGCCCAATGAACAAGTCCATTCGCTCGCCAAGTCTTCTGCTTTCTCATTCTCACGTTGAACGGAATCCTCGGCCTCCGGCACGCCATCACCAACGTCGAGGTCGTCGTCGTCCTCCCAGTCGCGCAGCGCGTGCTCCACGGTGCTCAGCCTCTGGACCAAGTGCAGGATGTGCTTGGGCGGCGGCGGCGAGCAGCGCCTTGAGGAAGTCGACGACCTTCGCTGCCTGGTGTTGCTGGCGGGAGAAGGAGGGTGCGCCGGGGTTCGTCGCTGCCGCCGCCAGCAAGACGGAGGAGAGCTCGCGCAGTCGCGACTCGATCTCCGCCAGGTTCTTGTGCAGCAAAAACGTAGGAGCGTTCCATGCCCGGCCTCTGTCTCGACCTCAACGGCATCTTCATGGTTGGGGTTCCGATTGCGATGGTCGGAGAGGCGGTTCCGGCTCAAAACATTGTTGGAGCTCAGTAGACGATCGGAAGGCCGCGGCTTTTTGAGGATGAAACGAATGGTCACGATTAACACTGACTAGTTCATGATataattaattgatttattaaatttagttaaaaaaatgCTTGAATTTCGTGGGATAATTATAATTTGTTATTTTGTTTATGCGaattgtataatattaaattgGTTCACGGAAGGGAGGCGGCGGCCATGGAAGCGATGAGAGGGCTCGAGGCGTTGCAAACTCGCCTACTCCAGCGCATAACCGCGCTCGAGCTCTCTCTTCAGACCCAGTCCCTCTCCATCTCTGACGATCGCCTCGCCGGCGACGACGGAGGGACCACGGTGGCGCGCCTTTCGGCCATATTGAGGACCCTAGGCGTAGACGACTTTGTCTTCACGCGCGTCCCTGCCGATTACTACGACAGGCCCCTCGAGGCTAGGAGGGACATCCTCGAAGCTGCCTCGGTCGAGCACCTCTGCAAGAGCATTGTGTTGGTATGCTTTCTCCTCTGTCTTTGTTTAGGCATTTCATCATAGAGATCTTGACCGGTCGCACTGCGTCTCCGTCTCTTCCTCTAGTCGACTTAGTCTTATGTAATGCAACTGATTGCACATTTTATACCTCACTATACTGATTCTTGTGTATCATCTTGAGTTGGTGATGCATTGCCTTTGTGCGAGCAAATCTGTGCTTTGACGTATTGTGGGTAATTGATTGGCCGGCGTTACCATTTTTTCCTAGATCttcataaattaaataaattttccaacaAAGTCTCTTACACATAGAATGTAACGATGAATTTTCACTTTGTGTTTATGTAATGATTTTAGGAAGAATTAGTGTTTCATTGTAGTAAAAAAGGTGGAATCTGCCACCCAGTGACCCCACATGTTCGGTTCCACGACTATCTGTGAGGAGGTAAATCAAGAAGTTGTAGTTGGCCACTGCAGGGAGGGTTGTTTGTTCGACTTTGCCAAGAATCGACCCCTCTCCATTGTAGCAAGTTTTGCCTCGCAGTAGCCAATTCAACCCTGCCTCGGGGAGGGGGGGCGTGGCAAGAATTAGTGTTTCATGCGCCTATAGAGGCAACTATGAGTGAAGGACAATTTTGGAAAGTTGCGAGGAAGCCTTTGTTGGTATAGCGGGGCCGGTAAGGTTGGGGGGGGGGGattgcctgtaaaataaaataaacctttctcgatctttcaactctaattagtagcacaattatactaaattaaattaacaactaaaaagaagaggtaaaagaattacttggtcacaacctaggtggttgttaatccaagacaaataaaagcactaaaaagtctccttcgttgaaggcggagaagcctcttacactcattgaatgctcagaaagttctaggaaatgaatacaagagttgttgattatttcctaggtccaggggtctttttatagcccctagaaaatgttatccgcagcttgaaggcgcctccaatgaggtccaaggcgccttccatcggatagagttttatccgctgaggataaaactttatcctcggcTAACGGCtagcgaaggtgccttcaaaggctggaaggcaccttcgtactgttcatcgaaggcgctttctgccatggaaggtgccttccacagggCAACTCAGCTCAAAGCTGATCTCTTCGCGTAGGTGATTCTCCGGCTAACCGAAGTTGAGCTCATCCGAatccaactctgactttctcctcgagcaggcttcctttccggcttctcgtccattGAACGCCGCGCAtatccttctcgttcgccggtgtactcttccgtagcatttCGTCATTCggatgtaccgagcccgtcgactctcttcccgtgccatccttctcgctagtcgcgtcttccgctcgacttcttatgttcctaagctcctgcacacttagacacaaagatcaaacacaacaagacctaacagAATTTGGttaaccatatcaaaactaccctcgggtactaacaatctccccagtAAACTagtattttttagaaataattataaaaatattctatttttacaaattaatcTCCTGTTTTGACAAAAagaatgttaaaaaaattacGTATCGGTTTTGAAAATCttgaaaatttcaaaataattctattatttttcttggatGTATGAGACAAtttctattttcttaaatttttaatattaacaattatcttttcaaaaaataatttgtaataaatCAGACAttattcaaaaaattttgaaaatatttttaaggataaagaatattatattttatgacagaaaaataagatttttaaaatttaagtgcgaaataaatttaaattttaagatatgatttttgttaataattttataaaaaataactcaacagtaaacaaaatttgaaacaaatttttttttagattaaatcatcagatagcatagaaaaaaatttcattttgtaaaaaaaatatttttctaattgagaCAATTTCTatcctaaaaaaattttaatctaaaaaaaTTTTGGAATCTAATATAGGTTTCTGTTTactggatttactaaaaatttgagAGGTACATAATTTTAAGGAATTTTATTAATTTGCCCCTGGTGATTCTAATGTACAAGTTGATTCTaccataatttataaattttgatttttcaaaattgtttgaacatgcatagtcatttttcaacttttcaatttctatttttaatttttcgttTTCTAtctttaaattatcaaatatatcTAAGGGGCAtgaatttgctaagtttaattttaacttagcatgCTCTCTTACTAATTGTACTATATTCTTagataatattttgataaattcaaaagattgcTTGGGAGATAGTGCACGTATCTCTCTTAGCTCTCTTAGCTCGTGTTCTGATgttcctctgatgatcctccccctttatcgatgctcatctttgagttgctttcatcttctccttggtggtctgTCATTAGAGCTAGTCCCACATAAGCTTCGATCTCGGACTCGGAGGGCGACGATttatcccatgtggctttcagattcttgtgtttcgatcttgttggtcttttggccttgtccttgtccttctccttcttcttcaattcGGGGCAGTCACCCTTGATGTGCCATTTTGCTTGacagttgtagcatcgaaccttcCTTTTACTCCGAGAATGTTTCTGGGCCTGcgctttattaaatttattagatttaataaatttgctaaattttcttaccattagggttgCTTCGTCTTCATCGATTGATGCTTCGGAGTCTGTATCGCCCGTTCTTGCCTTCAGGGCGATGTTCTGTCTGGGCTCCTTTAattctgcacatctagattcgtgaagttctaaagtagaaaataaactttctaatgtcCTTACCTCtagatttttagaaatataaTAGGAGTCGATAATTGAGGACCATTCGGGTGTCCTTGGTAAAACATTTAATGCGGAATCTtggtttgttaccttttctctgagattcgtgagtctgtgATCAGCTCCTTCAGTTTGACGTGCAATTGCGCTACGGATTCTCCTTCTTTTAGCTGGAGGTTCGTTAGTTGGTTCCAGAAAAGATTCCGTCTAGTGAGCTTTGCTTCAAACGTTCCTTCATATAATTCTAGGAACTTTtcctaaagttcctttgctgattcgtagGTGCCGATCCTACTGATTTCTTGAGGTGGTAGTACGCTTAGTAGGTAGAATTTGGCTCGTCCATTCACCACAAAGTCCgcttgctctttctttgtccaaaggTACTCTTCTTTTTGTTCATCTTTTTGATCTTTTGgagcttcaaaatcatatttaattattaataaaacttcaaagtcagttttaaagaatacctccttGCGTTTTTTTCCAAAAcgcaaattctccctcgaactttggcagatagatgctcggtctggccattgtctcggtgcttcagtcggtggttagtctttctgttctggctctgataccaattgttggtgcaacagggtcggcaagagaggggtgaattgcctgcaaaataaaatagagctttctcgatctttcaactctaattagtagcacaattttactaaattaaattaataactaaaaagaagaggaaaaataactacttggttacaacctatgtggttgttaatccaaggcaaataaaaatactaaaaagtCTTCTTcgttaaaggcggagaagcctcttacacttgttgaatgctcagaaagttgttaggaaatgaatacaagagttttTGATTATTTCCTAGGtgtaggggtctttttatagcccctggaaaaagtTATCCGCAGCTTGAAGGCCCCTCCaatgaggtccaaggcgcctccaatgaggtccAAAACGCTTTCCATTAGATACAGTTTTATCCgtcgaggataaaactttatcctcggcTAACGGCTAGCGAATGCACCTTCAAAGGCTGGAAGGCGTCTTCATACTGTTCATTGAAGACGCCTTCTAGccatggaaagcgccttccacTGGGCAACTCAGCTCAAAGCTGATCTCTTCGTGTAGTTCTTCGCGTAGGTGATTCTCCGGCTAACCGgaattgagctcactcgaacttaactctgaccttctcctcgagcaagcttccttccCGACTTCTCGcctctcgaacgccgcgcacgtccttctcgtccgttggtgtacttttccgcagcaTCTCATCCTTCGTATGCATCGAGCCCGTTGActcccttctcgtgccatccttttcgctagccacgtcttctatttgacttcttgtgttcctaagctcctgcacacttaaacataaggatcaaacacaacaggacctaactgaacttggttgatcatatcaaaactatcctTGAGCTACTACCATCCTTTTTGATGGTTACATAGATGTCAGTCCTGACATTCTTCCTAGATAGAGTGTGTGACCTTCACTAACTGGTTAGTTGAATAGACCAATTTGTTGACCCTATGAACTCTACTcctaaaaaaaatgtttgagctATACTGTTTGGCTAGAGAGTGAATTAAGTTGAAGTAGCATTTAAATTCAGGCTTCTAGAAAGTATCTAAGGAGCATTTTTAAGATCACAATTTTTCAATATTCATCAGGTATATGCttcattaaaaattctttttcagcAAAGAGTCTTCCATGAGTTAAAGCCAATGCTGAAGTTATCCTCTTATTAGTGCCTTCTCTATCTATCCTTTGTGACTGAAGAACCTAAAATGTTATGTTCCAACATAACACTAAAGTTAAATTTTGGATACTCAATCACAATTTAGCTGTTCATTGCTAAAATATGGCCTTTTACTAGCTTCCGTGTGTTGGGATGCTTAAGTAATAACATGAGAATATTCAATTGTTCTTTAGGTGAATACCCAAGCTCCTGCTAATATTACTGACTGCAGCAATCCCAACAATTCAAAATACTATGTTGTTGTAATTCAGGTAATTTTACATTTCATCAATATGGTGACATTTTCTTTTACCACTCTGTTTTAAATAGATTACTAACTTGGTTGCAGTATGCTGCTCGACTTAATGCTGAAAATATAAAGAATTTTCTTTACAATCTCAATGAGAATAAGGTTCCAAAGAAGAAGTTCAACAGTGagttttaatttacttatataagACCTGCTTGATGTACAGGCTGATTAGATGCACATGATCAAGTGACTCACTGTTTTCTGATTAATTGTACCACCATAGTAATTAAATCCTGTGTAGTTCCTATCTTTGTATTATGGTGCAAAATGATAGATGAAGCTACCTTTCTTTTCTTGTACTAGATATAAAGCTacaagaattttgaaattttgtccGTATGCAGCAAAATATTGGTAAATTGCTCATAATGCTTAGCATGGAATGAAACATGagaaattttgttagaaaatgatGACAATATATTTTGCAGGCTACCACTGAGAGTATTTGTATTAGAAAATTGAAAATCATAGAAATTGCATATTCTGGTTCATTTTGCGACTAGAATTGTAAGTAcctgaggtagttttgatgtggtcaatcgatttaagttagattttgcgGTTTTaatcccttgtgtctaagtatgagacttaggaacacaagaagtcgagcggaagacacagcgagtgagaaggatgacatgggaagcgtGTCGACGGACTCAATGCATCCGAATGACgaggagctgcgaaagagtacactggtggatgagaaggatgtgtgcgacacttttgagggacgagaagctggggaggaagtatgcttgaggagaaggtcggagttgggttcgagtgagctcaactctggacggTATCACCCAAACAACCGGATGAGAAAATGGTCAACTCTGAGTTGATTGTGTCCAGGAACTAGATCCAGGCGGCCGAACTCTAGGCGCTCGGTCTAGGTGCCCCAACTGTTCTGCCACGACAGCGAGCTATTGTCATGAAGAAGATCAGCATGGAGTCTACATCAACTGACTCCAGGCGCTCAGATCGGGTCCAGACACCAAGGAAGCAAAGATCCGTTGGAAAGAAGCCGTTGTGGAGTGGATCGAGTCAACTAAGTCCAGGCGCCTTGGTGCTCGAAGTTAAGTACAACACACTCTATACTCGAGTTCCTTTTCTGTTTTTAAGTCTGCAGTTTCAatgattgtaagaggctactccatctTCTTCAAAGGAGATCTTTTATGGAGTGGTCATCgttttggattagcaacctctctggttgcaaaccaagtaaattcggaGTCTCTTCTTACTTTACTTTTTGTTTATGTTAATTATCTTTTTTGTTTAATTAATGTGTGTGTCCTTGTTAAATTCCATAGCAAgagaaagttttaatttatacCCCCTCTAGCTAGTCTACCTGGACCTACAGTTGGTATCAAAACCAGACTGctctagaaggactaaccaccaactaaAGCAAGAAGATGATGGCCGGATCTAGCATCTACCTGTCAAAGTTCGAGGCGGAGTTCGCGctttggaagcgcaaaatggaggtattctttaaaaccaatTTCGATATTTTACTTTCTATTAAATATGACTTTGCAGTACCTAAGGATGAGAAtggagaacacaaggaagaacaCCAGTGAAATAAAAAATAGCAGATTGAGTTCATGGCAAACGGTAAGGCTGAGTTTCACCTCTTGAGCGTGCTACCACCttaagaagtcaatcggatcggagcttacgactccgccaaagtcgtctgggagaaattcctagagctacATGAAGACACCAGTGAAGTGAAACTGGCCAAGAGAGATATTCTTAGAAACCAACTCAACAACCTCTGGCTTGAAAAGAGAGAAACAGTTGCTCAGCTACATGCCATGATGAAAGAGTTGATCATCGGGGTCACCAATTTCagagaaatggtaacaaatcgggactcaTTAAGATATGCACTTAATGCCTTCCCGAGGACCCGGGACTGGACATCGATAGTAGACTTATACTATATTTCTAAGGATCTTGAcgtaagtaccttagaaagtttattttccacCTTAGAATTATACGAAACTCGATGTGTGAGACTGAGAAAGGAAAATGAGCCAAATCAGAATCTAGCACTTAAAGCCAAGAAGATCGAACTGGATTCAGAATCATCACTCGACGAAAAcaaagaagcgtacatggtaaggaaatttaaaaagtttttatctAGCAATTTTGATAAGTCACAGGTTAAGAAGCTTCTGTGGAACAAAAGAAAAGTATGATGCTA contains:
- the LOC121996871 gene encoding pentatricopeptide repeat-containing protein At4g25270, chloroplastic-like, translated to MTTLVSCSSSSLIIASRLASINSGGRKREKSRWGRKNNQILPQRLYQSRSTSTSPAPQLFPLPPPPPITRTEALDRLLTDLEVALDRGVPFDPSLSSSLLETCTQMRSLSQGARLHRLIPAAVLRRSASLSSKLVRFYAACGQIEKAHRVFDQMPQRNKSHAFPWNSLLSGYVELGIHEDAMALYHQMEEEGVEPDEYTFPRVLKACAGIGSIRHGEAVHRHLVRSGFGHDAFVLNALVDMYSKCGDIQKARKVFDNMTSRDSVSWNSMLVGYIRHGLPHEALDICRGMVRAGSQLDSITISAMSSSFSSRKKLGLEIHGWVLRRGLEWELSTANSLITMYSEQSRLELARWIFAAMPKKDLVSWNAIIRAHSRDHRALTLFQQMVDSGVSPDHVTFVSLLSACANLGRVEDGKGCFSDMEHEFQLKPGLEHYGCMVNLLGRAGLLDEAYEMAMASASASKDMDVEGGATVWGALLYACSLHGEVEIAEVAARRLFELEPDNEHNFELLMSVYRYAGRLEEVERVRSLMEERGLESEL
- the LOC121996873 gene encoding uncharacterized protein LOC121996873, which produces MEAMRGLEALQTRLLQRITALELSLQTQSLSISDDRLAGDDGGTTVARLSAILRTLGVDDFVFTRVPADYYDRPLEARRDILEAASVEHLCKSIVLVNTQAPANITDCSNPNNSKYYVVVIQYAARLNAENIKNFLYNLNENKVPKKKFNMRLAPEEESLKLTGFAHNAVTCIGMETDIPVILDEAITKLKPNFFWLGGGEVDLKLGVRTSQFINAVKPFIVNCSS